In the genome of Sorangium aterium, one region contains:
- a CDS encoding alpha/beta fold hydrolase, with protein sequence MGILPLAERLAKEALNRSGVQSRWVDTSVCRLHLYDAPGTGPLPTVVLLHGIGSSALPYAPVLQRLRRRARRVIAAESPGHGWSAAPASAFTPECLATAMHELLDRELDEPAIVVGNSLGGAVAVSYALSSPGRVRALVLASPAGAGMEQAELAELLAVFNLRSRADAHAFFARLYHRVPWFTPLIAGDVVRTFSRETILSFRRSARCDHAFTPEQLGALSMPILLIWGRSDRLMPSANLEYYRRYLPPHAEIEEPEGIGHCPQVDDPRRFAERIAAFAWATRSTASPGVAPPPTSAAPAA encoded by the coding sequence ATGGGCATCCTCCCGCTCGCCGAACGCCTCGCCAAGGAGGCGCTGAACAGGTCCGGGGTGCAGAGCCGCTGGGTCGACACGTCGGTCTGCCGGCTGCACCTCTACGATGCTCCGGGCACGGGCCCGCTCCCGACGGTGGTCCTGCTCCACGGCATCGGCTCCTCGGCGCTCCCGTACGCGCCGGTGCTGCAGCGACTCCGGCGGCGCGCCCGCCGCGTCATCGCCGCGGAGTCGCCGGGGCACGGGTGGAGCGCGGCGCCGGCGTCGGCGTTCACGCCGGAGTGCCTCGCCACCGCGATGCACGAGCTGCTCGACCGCGAGCTCGACGAGCCGGCGATCGTGGTCGGCAACTCCCTCGGCGGCGCGGTCGCGGTGAGCTACGCGCTGAGCTCGCCGGGCCGCGTGCGCGCGCTCGTGCTCGCGTCGCCCGCCGGCGCCGGCATGGAGCAGGCTGAGCTCGCCGAGCTCCTCGCGGTGTTCAACCTGCGGTCGCGGGCCGACGCCCACGCGTTCTTCGCGCGCCTCTACCACCGCGTCCCCTGGTTCACCCCCCTCATCGCAGGCGACGTCGTGCGGACGTTCTCGCGCGAGACCATCCTCTCCTTCAGGCGCTCGGCCCGGTGCGACCACGCGTTCACGCCGGAGCAGCTGGGCGCGCTCTCGATGCCGATCCTGCTGATCTGGGGCCGCTCGGACCGCCTGATGCCGAGCGCCAACCTCGAGTACTACCGGCGGTACCTCCCTCCGCACGCGGAGATCGAGGAGCCCGAAGGCATCGGGCACTGCCCGCAGGTCGACGACCCGCGCCGCTTCGCCGAGCGGATCGCGGCGTTCGCGTGGGCGACGCGCTCCACGGCGTCACCGGGCGTGGCGCCGCCGCCCACGAGCGCAGCGCCGGCGGCATAG
- a CDS encoding class I SAM-dependent methyltransferase produces MKLTSQEYWENHWKGYIGTDDLGGGCEIYDDVAPFLPRGEGLSFFEIGCAPGRILVDFCGRLGFTAYGLDYACDPEVVEQEIRKRGIKVGKIEKGDFFSWKPQQKFDIVASFGFIEHFDDAAAVMDRHFELVKPGGTVVVGMPNFAGGQRALHWLLDRKNLKGHNTRIMNLPFLEAAARRNGAEIVQARYTGGHFDFWLDDEAPLLARRAVWKLVGPLKAIARRVVPGETNPWFSPFLFAIYRAPLLPAGTADA; encoded by the coding sequence TTGAAGCTCACGTCACAGGAGTACTGGGAGAACCACTGGAAGGGCTACATCGGCACCGACGATCTGGGGGGCGGCTGCGAGATCTACGACGACGTCGCTCCCTTCCTGCCGCGCGGGGAGGGGCTGTCGTTCTTCGAGATCGGCTGCGCGCCGGGCCGTATCCTGGTCGACTTCTGTGGGCGCCTGGGGTTCACGGCGTACGGCCTGGATTACGCCTGCGACCCGGAGGTCGTCGAGCAGGAGATCCGGAAGCGGGGCATCAAGGTCGGCAAGATCGAGAAGGGGGATTTCTTCAGCTGGAAGCCCCAGCAGAAGTTCGATATCGTTGCTTCCTTCGGGTTCATCGAGCACTTCGATGACGCGGCGGCGGTGATGGATCGGCACTTCGAGCTGGTCAAGCCGGGAGGCACCGTGGTCGTGGGCATGCCGAACTTCGCCGGCGGGCAGAGGGCGCTCCACTGGCTGCTCGATCGCAAGAACCTGAAAGGCCACAACACCCGCATCATGAATCTGCCGTTCCTGGAGGCCGCCGCCCGCCGCAATGGCGCCGAGATCGTCCAGGCCCGATACACAGGCGGCCACTTCGATTTCTGGCTGGACGATGAGGCGCCGCTCCTGGCGCGGCGCGCCGTCTGGAAGCTCGTCGGGCCCCTCAAGGCGATCGCGCGCCGGGTGGTCCCCGGCGAGACGAACCCCTGGTTTTCGCCCTTCCTGTTCGCCATTTACCGGGCGCCCCTGCTGCCCGCAGGGACAGCCGACGCTTGA
- a CDS encoding transaldolase encodes MDQNLLERLKAYTVVVADTGDINSIEKFRPQDATTNPSLITAAAQMPEYADIVSGALAWGQKEAGRGKGPDDVVGLAFERLAVDFGLRILKIIPGRVSTEVDARLSFDTQGTIEKGRSIVRLYEEAGVSRERVLIKIASTWEGIRAAEVLEKEGIHCNLTLLFGLHQAIACAEAGVTLISPFVGRILDWYLKDTGRTSYAPAEDPGVVSVTKIYNYYKKHGYKTEVMGASFRNLDEIKELAGCDLLTISPKLLSELSSARGDLPRKLDPDAARALQIAKIPMDEAAFRAMHTADRMASDKLSEGIDGFAKALASLEVLLRERLQKGAAS; translated from the coding sequence ATGGACCAGAACCTGCTGGAGCGCCTCAAGGCGTACACCGTCGTCGTCGCGGACACCGGCGACATCAACTCGATCGAGAAATTCCGCCCCCAGGACGCGACGACGAACCCGTCGCTCATCACCGCGGCGGCCCAGATGCCCGAGTACGCCGACATCGTGAGCGGCGCGCTCGCCTGGGGCCAGAAGGAGGCGGGCCGGGGCAAGGGGCCGGACGACGTCGTGGGCCTCGCGTTCGAGCGGCTCGCCGTCGACTTCGGCCTGCGCATCCTGAAGATCATCCCCGGCCGCGTCTCGACCGAGGTCGACGCGCGCCTCTCCTTCGACACCCAGGGGACCATCGAGAAGGGCCGGAGCATCGTGCGCCTCTACGAGGAGGCCGGCGTCTCGCGCGAGCGCGTCCTCATCAAGATCGCCTCGACGTGGGAGGGCATCCGCGCGGCGGAGGTCCTCGAGAAGGAGGGCATCCACTGCAACCTCACGCTGCTCTTCGGGCTGCACCAGGCGATCGCGTGCGCCGAGGCCGGCGTGACGCTCATCTCGCCGTTCGTCGGGCGCATCCTCGACTGGTACCTGAAGGACACCGGCCGCACGAGCTACGCGCCGGCCGAGGACCCCGGCGTCGTCTCGGTCACGAAGATCTACAACTACTACAAGAAGCACGGCTACAAGACCGAGGTGATGGGCGCGAGCTTCCGCAACCTCGACGAGATCAAGGAGCTCGCCGGCTGCGACCTCCTGACGATCTCGCCGAAGCTGCTCTCGGAGCTCTCCTCCGCGCGCGGCGACCTGCCGAGGAAGCTCGACCCCGACGCGGCGCGCGCCCTGCAGATCGCGAAGATCCCGATGGATGAGGCGGCGTTCCGCGCCATGCACACCGCCGACCGGATGGCGAGCGACAAGCTGAGCGAGGGCATCGACGGCTTCGCGAAGGCGCTCGCCTCGCTCGAGGTCCTGCTCCGCGAGCGCCTCCAGAAGGGGGCCGCCTCCTAG
- a CDS encoding class I SAM-dependent methyltransferase, translating into MSEPSQSVATPPAVRDADADRRFRECARRHGWDPDDPWVGGYATWEWRRSRHAYDDLFTSVRGKKVLEFGCHFGGTAIVLATLGADVTALDIDPMYVELAQLNAERHGLSDKIRVHHVPDTTAMPFADGEFELVSCNSVLEYVPPERLPIVQREIDRVLGPWGFIVILGTSNRLWPVECHSGRALINYVPRLLRPLFPGRSVYSVFPWQLRRGFGDYVDISQQDRGRLIVDLKAKMGLSGPRRMAFSAANRLLGPLGMHVGFVSPTITMVLQKRGEGGAGDG; encoded by the coding sequence ATGAGCGAGCCGAGCCAGAGCGTCGCCACCCCGCCGGCTGTCCGAGACGCAGACGCCGATCGCCGCTTCCGCGAGTGCGCGCGGCGCCACGGCTGGGATCCCGACGACCCGTGGGTCGGGGGGTATGCCACGTGGGAGTGGCGGCGCAGCCGCCACGCCTACGACGACCTCTTCACGTCGGTCCGCGGCAAGAAGGTGCTCGAGTTCGGCTGCCACTTCGGTGGGACGGCGATCGTGCTCGCGACCCTGGGCGCCGACGTGACAGCGCTCGATATCGATCCCATGTACGTCGAGCTGGCGCAGCTGAACGCCGAGCGCCACGGGTTGTCGGACAAGATCCGCGTTCATCACGTCCCCGACACGACCGCGATGCCGTTCGCCGACGGCGAGTTCGAGCTCGTCTCCTGCAACAGCGTGCTCGAGTACGTCCCGCCTGAGCGCCTGCCGATCGTCCAGCGCGAGATCGATCGGGTGCTCGGGCCGTGGGGGTTCATCGTCATCCTGGGCACGAGCAACCGCCTGTGGCCGGTCGAGTGCCACAGCGGTCGCGCCCTGATCAATTATGTGCCTCGGCTGCTGCGCCCGCTGTTCCCGGGCAGGTCGGTCTACAGCGTATTTCCCTGGCAGCTCCGGCGCGGGTTCGGCGATTATGTCGACATCTCGCAGCAGGATCGGGGCCGGCTGATCGTCGACCTGAAGGCCAAGATGGGGCTGTCGGGGCCGCGGCGCATGGCCTTCTCGGCAGCGAACCGGCTGCTCGGCCCGCTCGGGATGCACGTGGGCTTCGTGTCCCCGACGATCACGATGGTTCTTCAGAAGCGTGGCGAGGGAGGAGCTGGCGATGGCTGA
- a CDS encoding MutS family DNA mismatch repair protein, with protein MEQPPNAVAQRVLSAYDDRLSVLRAEASALDRRSKTFSLLRGISFVAAAVAGGYALFGDVPRWVAYAAGAVTAVFLGLLVAHARLVTRMTELEQRIGLYVRGKRRVAGDFADFPERGDRFAAPDHDYAGDLDVFGQASLFQLLDVAQTGEGEATLAAFLAEPAPAPAVAARQEAVRELAGLGAFREDLAVVGMQAGARGREAGPLIAWAEAPPTLLGPEARSGGLPVSALLTAAKVLVPLTLALLAAPRFIPAEQLGLLRHAFLLPLAAQVLVLVLLRPACEPILAAASSREAPFARYRPLLARIEEQAFSSALLRELKAELAGPSGVLASREMTALETRVGYSDLRHSGLIHILADLFLLWDVWCALALERWKLRAGRHVKAWMRALGHMEALASLATFAHENPDYAYPDVKDGEPRFTAAGLGHPLLPRDRRVTNDVSLEGAGAALLVTGSNMSGKSTLLRAVGVNAALALAGAPVCASSLSLSPVRVRTSMRIKDSLEHGVSHFYAELTRLKRVVDGANGGERVLFLLDEILHGTNARERQIGARAVVRHLVAQGAIGAVSSHDMGLAVLEQETAGRVRNMHFEELVVEDRMTFDYKLKPGVVTSANALRLMKIVGIDVDFSEGERTAAAATAAPGASAPAAAAARE; from the coding sequence GTGGAGCAGCCCCCCAACGCCGTCGCGCAGCGCGTCCTGTCCGCCTACGATGACCGCCTCTCGGTCCTGCGCGCCGAGGCCAGCGCGCTCGATCGCCGATCGAAGACGTTCTCGCTGCTGCGCGGGATCTCGTTCGTGGCGGCGGCCGTGGCCGGGGGGTACGCGCTCTTCGGCGATGTGCCGCGGTGGGTCGCGTACGCCGCCGGGGCGGTGACCGCGGTGTTCCTCGGGCTGCTCGTGGCGCACGCGCGCCTCGTCACCCGGATGACGGAGCTCGAGCAGCGCATCGGCCTCTACGTGCGCGGGAAGCGGCGGGTCGCCGGCGATTTCGCCGATTTCCCGGAGCGCGGCGATCGCTTCGCCGCGCCGGACCACGATTATGCGGGCGATCTCGACGTGTTCGGGCAGGCGTCGCTGTTCCAGCTGCTCGACGTGGCCCAGACGGGCGAGGGCGAGGCCACGCTCGCGGCCTTCCTCGCGGAGCCCGCCCCGGCGCCCGCCGTGGCGGCGCGGCAGGAGGCGGTGCGCGAGCTCGCCGGCCTCGGGGCGTTCCGGGAGGATCTCGCGGTGGTGGGCATGCAGGCGGGGGCGCGCGGGCGCGAGGCCGGCCCGCTCATCGCGTGGGCCGAGGCGCCCCCGACGCTGCTCGGCCCGGAGGCGCGCTCGGGCGGCCTGCCGGTGAGCGCGCTCCTGACGGCGGCGAAGGTGCTCGTGCCGCTGACGCTGGCGCTGCTCGCCGCGCCGCGGTTCATCCCCGCGGAGCAGCTCGGGCTGCTCCGCCACGCGTTCCTCCTGCCGCTGGCCGCGCAGGTCCTCGTGCTGGTCCTGCTGCGGCCCGCGTGCGAGCCCATCCTCGCCGCGGCCTCGTCGCGCGAGGCGCCGTTCGCGCGGTACCGGCCGCTCCTCGCCCGCATCGAGGAGCAGGCGTTCTCGTCGGCGCTGCTCCGCGAGCTCAAGGCCGAGCTCGCCGGGCCCTCGGGCGTGCTCGCCTCGCGGGAGATGACGGCGCTCGAGACCCGGGTCGGCTACTCGGACCTGCGCCACAGCGGGCTCATCCACATCCTCGCCGACCTCTTCCTGCTCTGGGACGTGTGGTGCGCCCTCGCGCTGGAGCGGTGGAAGCTGCGCGCGGGCCGGCACGTGAAGGCGTGGATGCGGGCGCTCGGGCACATGGAGGCGCTCGCGAGCCTCGCGACGTTCGCGCACGAGAACCCCGACTACGCGTACCCCGACGTGAAGGACGGCGAGCCGCGCTTCACGGCGGCGGGGCTCGGCCACCCGCTCCTCCCGCGCGATCGGCGGGTGACGAACGACGTCTCGCTGGAGGGCGCGGGCGCCGCGCTGCTCGTGACGGGGTCCAACATGTCGGGCAAGAGCACGCTGCTGCGCGCCGTCGGGGTGAACGCCGCCCTCGCCCTCGCGGGCGCGCCGGTCTGCGCGTCGTCGCTGTCGCTGTCGCCGGTCCGCGTGCGGACGAGCATGCGGATCAAGGACTCGCTCGAGCACGGCGTCTCGCACTTCTACGCCGAGCTGACCCGCCTGAAGCGCGTCGTCGACGGCGCGAACGGCGGCGAGCGGGTGCTGTTCCTGCTCGACGAGATCCTCCACGGCACGAACGCGCGGGAGCGCCAGATCGGGGCGAGGGCGGTCGTGCGGCACCTCGTCGCGCAGGGCGCCATCGGCGCGGTGTCGTCCCACGACATGGGGCTCGCCGTGCTGGAGCAGGAGACCGCGGGGCGGGTGCGCAACATGCACTTCGAGGAGCTCGTGGTCGAGGACAGGATGACCTTCGATTACAAGCTGAAGCCCGGCGTGGTGACGAGCGCGAACGCGCTGCGGCTCATGAAGATCGTCGGGATCGACGTCGACTTCTCGGAGGGGGAGCGGACGGCGGCGGCGGCGACCGCGGCGCCGGGAGCGAGCGCTCCGGCCGCGGCAGCGGCGCGGGAATGA
- a CDS encoding SAM-dependent methyltransferase, whose protein sequence is MIAPRTRAEREAAVRTPEEQREHERREVAAHYQNDPEIFSMVLDSRLAYATGIFLDPAESLEAAQERKYDWVRRELDIHPGERVLDVGCGWGSNLIYLAERTGGSFQGVTLSDKQRQEALRRADRAGVASRVRIDLAHIEDIDLAPESLDAVLFVGSIVHMHNRERIHQKIAAALRPGGRLLISDCYFPARARGDRESAATQYIFVEALGYCRLISLAEELGLIEQAGLDVRRVEDLTSSYVHTVARWIDNVRANRARIDARAPGFSRLLQTYMTVGRLSFARRTALEYMIVATKGGGRERLGVAPSPEPRQAP, encoded by the coding sequence TTGATCGCCCCGCGCACGCGCGCCGAGCGCGAGGCCGCCGTCCGGACGCCCGAGGAGCAGCGGGAGCACGAGCGGCGCGAGGTCGCCGCGCATTACCAGAACGACCCGGAGATATTCTCCATGGTCCTCGACAGCCGGCTGGCCTACGCGACGGGCATCTTCCTCGATCCCGCCGAGAGCCTCGAGGCGGCGCAAGAGCGGAAGTACGACTGGGTCCGCCGCGAGCTCGACATCCACCCCGGAGAGCGCGTGCTCGACGTGGGGTGCGGCTGGGGCTCGAACCTCATCTATCTCGCCGAGCGCACCGGCGGGAGCTTCCAGGGCGTCACGCTGAGCGACAAGCAGCGGCAGGAGGCGCTCCGCCGCGCCGATCGGGCGGGGGTCGCCTCGCGGGTCCGCATCGATCTCGCGCATATCGAGGACATCGACCTCGCGCCCGAGTCGCTCGACGCCGTGCTCTTCGTGGGCAGCATCGTGCACATGCACAACCGCGAGCGGATCCACCAGAAGATCGCCGCCGCGCTGCGCCCGGGCGGCAGGCTGCTCATCTCCGACTGCTATTTTCCGGCGCGCGCCCGCGGGGACCGGGAGAGCGCCGCGACGCAGTACATCTTCGTCGAGGCGCTCGGCTATTGCCGTCTGATCTCGCTGGCCGAGGAGCTCGGGCTGATCGAGCAGGCCGGCCTCGATGTCCGGCGCGTCGAGGATCTCACGAGCTCGTACGTGCACACGGTCGCCCGGTGGATCGACAACGTGCGCGCGAACCGCGCCCGGATCGACGCCCGCGCGCCCGGCTTCTCGCGGCTGCTCCAGACGTACATGACCGTGGGCCGGCTCTCCTTCGCGCGCCGCACCGCGCTCGAGTACATGATCGTGGCGACGAAGGGCGGCGGCCGCGAGCGCCTCGGCGTCGCGCCCTCGCCCGAGCCGAGGCAGGCGCCGTGA
- the blaOXA gene encoding class D beta-lactamase, with the protein MLSLLPGCLSRRALVSARPLLSCALLAIVATASACATAPPPPPPPPPAGGGAAPPAATPGASAPAATRTEIDEGGAALLRAEGVDGAFVLFDAARGVTRVVNPDRAAARYVPASTFKIPNTIIGLETGVIPDERFTLRWDGVQRRVPDWNRDHDLASAMKHSVVWFYQEVARRIGAERMQAHLDALGYGNRDISGGIDQFWLTGGLRISPHEQIDFLRRLHAGALPCSARSLDIVKRILVLEQTPAYTLRGKTGMEMDERSSTGWLVGYVERGADTYFFATVLLGTGSDGERIMPLRRSLTRALLKRHGALPEDA; encoded by the coding sequence ATGCTTTCTCTGCTCCCTGGATGCCTCTCGCGCCGCGCCCTCGTCTCGGCGCGTCCCTTGCTCTCCTGCGCGCTCCTCGCGATCGTCGCGACAGCGAGCGCCTGCGCCACGGCGCCGCCACCGCCGCCACCTCCCCCGCCGGCGGGCGGCGGGGCGGCCCCGCCGGCAGCGACGCCGGGAGCGAGCGCGCCGGCCGCGACGCGGACCGAGATCGACGAGGGCGGGGCGGCGCTCCTCCGCGCGGAGGGCGTGGACGGCGCGTTCGTCCTGTTCGACGCCGCGCGGGGCGTCACCCGCGTCGTGAACCCCGACCGCGCGGCGGCGCGGTACGTGCCTGCCTCGACCTTCAAGATCCCGAACACGATCATCGGCCTGGAGACCGGGGTCATCCCGGACGAGCGCTTCACGCTGCGGTGGGACGGGGTGCAGCGCCGCGTGCCCGACTGGAACCGCGATCACGATCTCGCGTCGGCGATGAAGCACTCGGTCGTCTGGTTCTACCAGGAGGTCGCGCGCCGGATCGGGGCCGAGCGCATGCAGGCGCACCTCGACGCGCTCGGCTACGGCAACCGCGACATCTCGGGGGGCATCGACCAGTTCTGGCTGACCGGGGGGCTCCGCATCTCCCCGCACGAGCAGATCGATTTCCTGCGGCGGCTCCACGCCGGCGCGCTGCCTTGCTCCGCGCGGAGCCTGGACATCGTGAAGCGGATCCTCGTGCTGGAGCAGACGCCGGCCTACACGCTGCGCGGCAAGACGGGGATGGAGATGGATGAGCGATCGAGCACCGGCTGGCTGGTCGGCTACGTCGAGCGCGGGGCAGACACCTACTTCTTCGCGACCGTGCTCCTCGGCACAGGCAGCGACGGCGAGCGCATCATGCCGCTGCGCCGCAGCCTGACCCGCGCCCTGCTCAAGCGGCACGGCGCGCTCCCCGAAGACGCCTGA
- a CDS encoding LEA type 2 family protein, whose product MEIRATSPAVRSPLLAAAITLIACSRPEPPTLKPELAAVTAVTAQGIDLRVQIQAYNPNSIDLSTRSMKASVLLDGKYDVGTVTALTPLDLPAKKWTRIEAPLSVKWKDLTSIAALAAQSRGIPYQVSGTVAIGGETLNVDVPFRLAGTITHEQLVTAIGNSLPGLPLPGLR is encoded by the coding sequence ATGGAGATCCGCGCCACATCTCCCGCCGTGCGATCGCCCCTCCTCGCCGCCGCTATCACCCTGATCGCGTGCTCGCGCCCCGAGCCGCCGACGCTCAAGCCCGAGCTCGCGGCGGTGACCGCCGTCACCGCCCAGGGCATCGATCTGCGGGTCCAGATCCAGGCGTACAACCCGAACAGCATCGATCTCTCGACGCGCTCGATGAAGGCGAGCGTGCTGCTCGACGGCAAGTACGACGTCGGCACCGTCACCGCGCTCACGCCGCTCGATCTGCCCGCGAAGAAGTGGACCCGTATCGAGGCGCCGCTCTCGGTGAAGTGGAAGGACCTCACGAGCATCGCCGCGCTGGCGGCGCAGAGCCGCGGTATCCCGTACCAGGTGAGCGGCACCGTCGCGATCGGCGGGGAGACGCTCAACGTGGACGTGCCGTTCCGCCTCGCGGGGACGATCACGCACGAGCAGCTCGTCACGGCGATCGGCAACTCGCTCCCGGGCCTGCCGCTCCCGGGCCTGCGCTGA
- a CDS encoding acyl carrier protein: MNKSEAALRKQPQAAGGGDPEIAREVRTIIAERCGMSVDAVTPDLSLESGLGVDSLALIEVNVALEERFQIVAPDFAAPDQAQISTVGDVIAFVEAQIAARGGRGGAP; the protein is encoded by the coding sequence ATGAACAAGAGCGAGGCGGCGCTTCGGAAGCAGCCGCAGGCGGCGGGCGGGGGAGATCCGGAGATCGCCAGAGAGGTCCGCACCATCATTGCAGAGCGATGTGGGATGAGCGTCGATGCCGTGACTCCCGACCTGTCGCTCGAGAGCGGCCTCGGCGTGGATTCACTGGCGCTCATCGAGGTCAACGTCGCGCTCGAGGAGCGATTCCAGATCGTGGCGCCCGATTTCGCGGCGCCCGATCAGGCGCAGATCAGCACGGTCGGTGACGTCATCGCCTTCGTCGAGGCGCAGATCGCGGCGCGGGGCGGCCGGGGAGGGGCGCCTTGA
- a CDS encoding polysaccharide deacetylase family protein, with the protein MADGRTRVYITVDVECAEERILGDTKSPAMGYDLRIWGRFVNQRDPLGIELIMRELEAYGQRGTFFVEAIGSYSFGMDGLTSVCQALHSRGHDVQLHVHPVQRRADWHTRGEPRVSDDIADYPVEEQTRLLLEGRDLLVRAGVPASELLGYRAGNFGANNDTWQAMKRAGLVLSSNYNPCYFSKNCKMQYPGARLGLFETPEPGVYELPVTNFIEPTKRFRHLQITAVTLDEIKHCLLRYRALGVKEVTLVTHSFEFYFLDSAEARRGFPNRLNVERLRGLCRFLDENSKDFEVDTVGALARRLSDAASSTHGVDEVAPPSLQFPHSNPIHHARRVVEQAYKRVAQRFTFG; encoded by the coding sequence ATGGCTGACGGGAGGACGCGGGTATACATCACCGTGGACGTGGAGTGCGCCGAGGAGCGCATCCTGGGCGATACCAAGTCTCCCGCGATGGGCTACGATCTCCGGATCTGGGGCCGCTTCGTCAACCAGCGCGACCCCCTCGGGATCGAGCTCATCATGCGCGAGCTCGAGGCGTACGGCCAGCGCGGGACGTTCTTCGTCGAGGCCATCGGCTCGTACAGCTTCGGGATGGACGGGCTGACGAGCGTGTGCCAGGCGCTCCACAGCCGCGGCCACGACGTGCAGCTGCACGTGCACCCCGTGCAGCGGCGCGCGGACTGGCACACCCGGGGCGAGCCCCGGGTCTCCGACGACATCGCCGACTACCCGGTCGAGGAGCAGACGCGGCTCCTCCTGGAGGGGCGCGACCTGCTCGTGCGCGCGGGCGTCCCGGCGAGCGAGCTGCTCGGCTACCGCGCCGGCAATTTCGGCGCGAACAACGACACCTGGCAGGCGATGAAGCGGGCGGGGCTCGTGCTGAGCAGCAACTACAACCCCTGCTACTTCAGCAAGAACTGCAAGATGCAGTATCCGGGCGCGCGGCTCGGCCTCTTCGAGACGCCCGAGCCCGGGGTGTACGAGCTGCCGGTCACGAACTTCATCGAGCCCACGAAGCGCTTCAGGCACCTTCAGATCACGGCGGTGACGCTCGACGAGATCAAGCACTGCCTCCTCCGCTACCGCGCCCTCGGGGTGAAGGAGGTCACGCTGGTGACGCACTCGTTCGAGTTCTATTTCCTCGACTCGGCGGAGGCGCGCCGCGGCTTCCCGAACCGGCTGAACGTCGAGCGGCTCCGCGGGCTCTGCCGCTTCCTCGACGAGAACTCGAAGGACTTCGAGGTCGACACCGTGGGCGCCCTCGCGCGCCGGCTCTCGGACGCGGCGTCTTCCACGCACGGCGTCGACGAGGTCGCGCCGCCCTCGCTGCAGTTCCCCCACTCCAACCCGATCCACCACGCCCGCCGCGTCGTCGAGCAGGCGTACAAGCGCGTGGCGCAGCGGTTCACGTTCGGCTAG